In one window of Lacticaseibacillus casei DSM 20011 = JCM 1134 = ATCC 393 DNA:
- a CDS encoding IS30 family transposase has product MQKQDSTHRQKGQHLTSLERGKVAGFRQAGKSNRWIAAEIGVCPQTINNEIKRGTVDQVKKSNGKRVYHRQYLPEAAQARYETARLSCHRPDKFASVQVFLAWYVQRAKQDKWSPDASIGYAKRHKLFTPEELVCASTLYQYIDDQRLEIRNIDLLEKTKRKTSHQHHTKAKRLAGRSIEERPKVVERRRQFGHWEMDAIVGKRNGKESVILTLIERKTRCQLLRLIEGRDADSVSYALRGIKREWGACIKTITADNGPEFTALNTAFAGTETEIFYAHPYTSCDRGTNEAHNRMIRQDFPKGMSLDDISPSQVQATQDRLNQLPRKQQGYCTPQQNFEAEARRVRRMAQ; this is encoded by the coding sequence ATGCAGAAACAGGATAGCACACACCGCCAAAAAGGTCAGCACTTAACATCACTCGAGCGCGGAAAAGTGGCCGGATTCCGCCAAGCTGGGAAGTCCAATCGTTGGATTGCTGCTGAAATTGGCGTCTGCCCGCAGACCATTAATAATGAAATCAAGCGAGGTACAGTAGATCAGGTCAAGAAGAGTAATGGCAAGCGCGTCTACCATCGACAATACCTGCCAGAGGCTGCTCAGGCACGTTACGAGACTGCACGCTTGAGCTGTCATCGTCCTGACAAGTTCGCCAGCGTACAGGTCTTCTTAGCCTGGTACGTACAGCGAGCTAAGCAGGACAAATGGTCGCCGGATGCTTCAATCGGCTATGCCAAGCGACACAAGCTGTTTACTCCTGAAGAGCTTGTTTGTGCCTCGACTTTGTACCAGTACATTGACGACCAACGCCTAGAGATTCGAAATATCGACCTGTTGGAGAAGACTAAGCGGAAGACCTCTCACCAGCACCACACCAAGGCTAAGCGCCTGGCTGGCCGCAGTATCGAGGAACGGCCTAAGGTCGTTGAACGACGCAGGCAGTTCGGTCACTGGGAGATGGATGCCATTGTCGGTAAACGCAATGGCAAGGAGAGCGTCATCTTGACTCTGATTGAGCGCAAGACCCGTTGCCAACTTCTCCGCTTGATCGAAGGACGAGATGCAGACTCTGTGAGCTATGCATTGCGTGGAATCAAGCGCGAATGGGGAGCTTGCATCAAGACCATCACAGCCGACAACGGACCCGAGTTCACCGCCTTAAATACTGCTTTTGCTGGGACGGAAACTGAGATCTTCTACGCCCATCCTTACACGTCCTGCGACCGTGGCACCAACGAGGCACATAACCGGATGATTCGCCAGGACTTCCCTAAGGGCATGTCCCTAGATGACATTAGCCCTAGTCAAGTGCAGGCCACGCAAGACCGCTTGAATCAGTTGCCTCGCAAACAACAGGGCTACTGCACACCCCAGCAAAACTTTGAGGCCGAAGCTCGGCGCGTTCGCCGCATGGCCCAGTAG
- a CDS encoding CvfD/Ygs/GSP13 family RNA-binding post-transcriptional regulator has translation MEYRIGDILTGKVTGVQPYGAFVMLDEHTQGLVHISECQHGYVKDTSDIFTVGQRVEVVILDIDEYTHKISLSLRALQAPPRLSKKRRCKHYWTSRKFHTGFAPIAAHLDGWVAEALEHLNEETTQK, from the coding sequence ATGGAATATCGCATAGGAGATATCTTGACTGGCAAAGTCACCGGCGTCCAACCATACGGGGCGTTTGTGATGCTGGATGAGCACACGCAAGGATTAGTGCACATCTCAGAATGCCAGCATGGTTACGTCAAGGACACCAGCGATATTTTTACCGTCGGCCAGCGAGTTGAAGTTGTGATTTTGGACATCGACGAATATACCCATAAAATCAGTTTATCCTTACGTGCTTTACAGGCGCCGCCTAGATTAAGCAAGAAACGCCGCTGCAAGCACTATTGGACCAGTCGTAAATTTCACACCGGCTTTGCGCCGATTGCCGCTCACTTAGATGGGTGGGTCGCTGAAGCACTTGAACATTTAAACGAAGAAACCACTCAAAAATGA
- a CDS encoding peptidylprolyl isomerase yields the protein MNYPQLELADFKGPKAIFKTSEGQFEIALFPEQAPKTVENFIGLAKKNYYDGIIFHRVIEDFMIQGGDPTGTGMGGESLWGKPFADEFSNQLFNLKGALSMANARPNTNGSQFFIVTNTHLDPSMKAQLSEAGFPEPIIDAYQQGGTPWLDHRHTVFGQVLSGMSVVEKISKVKTGANDKPVEPVTIDELTIQD from the coding sequence ATGAACTATCCACAATTAGAACTGGCCGATTTCAAAGGCCCAAAAGCGATCTTTAAAACCAGTGAAGGGCAATTTGAAATTGCATTATTTCCGGAGCAAGCCCCTAAAACCGTTGAGAACTTCATCGGCTTGGCCAAAAAGAACTATTATGATGGCATCATTTTTCACCGGGTTATTGAAGACTTCATGATTCAAGGCGGTGATCCGACTGGCACTGGCATGGGTGGTGAAAGCCTCTGGGGAAAGCCGTTTGCGGATGAATTTTCGAATCAGCTTTTCAATCTGAAAGGTGCGTTGTCAATGGCCAACGCTAGGCCCAATACGAACGGCAGTCAATTTTTCATCGTGACAAATACGCATTTGGATCCAAGCATGAAGGCTCAGCTAAGCGAAGCGGGGTTCCCGGAACCGATCATTGACGCTTACCAACAAGGCGGGACACCATGGCTTGATCATCGCCATACAGTTTTCGGGCAGGTATTGTCTGGAATGTCAGTGGTTGAGAAGATCAGTAAAGTCAAAACGGGTGCCAATGATAAGCCAGTTGAGCCTGTGACGATTGATGAATTGACAATTCAAGACTGA